From the Rhinatrema bivittatum chromosome 3, aRhiBiv1.1, whole genome shotgun sequence genome, one window contains:
- the LOC115088024 gene encoding zinc finger protein 189-like, which yields MSVLVSDLGSVTFSDVAAYFWELEWNILEIWQKELYKKVIKEIHGFLMSQGYSIVNPDVIFKIKKEDEKHFTQPYEWEGKENINKLTIGHPIVTSVFSLTVKQEEDLDFMDRPESEMTEQIYPPVTSCPNVKPDILIRFKQDGFKTEPQGSEESGNLPITGTYAELGEAGSSGYSPDPTVEVLKIEEFHISDQLDGGEEAIETCRDDGFSNNSEMQKMCDWQQREEWKHKAYLRDSLDPSADYEGGISRVTPPKMEERAQKGERQNTSTEQETNSLHCSELVQIESPNERERPLQGADTGETFITNSHFIEPQEMTENGNEFTEHTNHILIQQYNRKEKQFTCTEGEKRISKETNLITQRNFHIQNKLFKCSQCEKSFSYRAGLKRHVRIHTGERPFQCTECEKRFTRKSNLTAHKKLHSGDKPFKCTECENVSHADHSLKFIK from the exons GGTTCTGTCACATTCAGTGACGTTGCTGCTTATTTCTGGGAACTTGAGTGGAACATTCTGGAAATATGGCAGAAGGAGTTGTACAAGAAGGTCATCAAGGAGATTCATGGCTTCCTGATGTCACAAG GTTATTCAATTGTTAATCCTGATGTTATATTCAAGATTAAAAAGGAAGATGAGAAACATTTCACTCAGCCATATGAGTGGGAGGGGAAAGAAAACATTAACAAACTCACCATTG GACATCCGATTGTAACGTCTGTGTTCTCATTGACCGTTAAACAAGAGGAAGATCTAGACTTCATGGATCGTCCTGAATCTGAGATGACGGAACAGATTTACCCTCCTGTAACAA GCTGTCCCAATGTCAAACCTGACATTTTAATCCGATTTAAGCAAGATGGATTCAAAACCGAGCCCCAGGGATCTGAGGAAAGCGGAAACCTGCCCATCACAGGCACATATGCGGAACTGGGTGAAGCAG GCAGCTCAGGTTACAGTCCTGACCCCACAGTAGAGGTCCTGAAAATAGAAGAGTTTCATATCAGTGACCAGCTGGATGGAGGAGAAGAGGCTATTGAAACCTGCAGAG ATGATGGATTCAGTAACAATAGTGAGATGCAGAAAATGTGTGATTGGCAGCAAAGGGAAGAATGGAAACACAAAGCATACTTGAGAGACAGCCTGGATCCTTCTGCTGACTATGAAGGAGGTATTAGTAGAGTAACACCGCCCAAGATGGAAGAAAGAGCCCAAAAAGGAGAGAGACAAAACACAAGTACTGAACAAGAGACAAATTCCCTACACTGCTCAGAGCTTGTGCAAATTGAGAGCCCCAATGAAAGAGAGAGACCACTGCAAGGTGCGGATACTGGGGAAACCTTCATCACAAACTCACATTTTATTGAGCCCCAAGAAATGACTGAAAATGGGAATGAGTTCACTGAACATACAAATCACATATTGATCCAACAATACAATAGAAAGGAGAAACAATTTACATGTACTGAAGGTGAGAAAAGAATCTCTAAGGAAACAAACCTAATAACACAGAGAAATTTTCACATACAAAATAAACTGTTTAAATGTTCTCAGTGTGAAAAAAGCTTTTCTTACAGAGCTGGGCTTAAAAGGCATGTAAGAATTCACACTGGGGAAAGACCATTTCAATGTACTGAATGTGAGAAAAGGTTTACAAGGAAATCAAACCTCACAGCACATAAAAAGCTTCACAGTGGAGATAAAccttttaaatgtactgaatgtgaaaaTGTTTCACATGCAGATCACAGCTTAAAATTCATCAAATAA